The window CATAGCCTTACCCGAGCAGCGTTTTTCAGGCGTAGATTTTACCACTATTCTATTTGCCCTGCTGCTAATCAAACTACTTGAACCCCTTCAAGAAGTTGGCGAATATCTAACGGTTTTACGTCTGGCTATGCAGTCTGAGCGCAAGCTTGAGGTTATTCTAAATGAGCCTGTGTTGGTAGAGCCAGATAGCCCCCAATTACCAAGCAATTTTGATATAGAGTTTGAGCGAGTATCGTTTCAACACGGGGCTAAAAAGGTCATAGATGATGTGAGTTTTTGTGTGCCACAAGGCACGACAATGGCCATTGTAGGTGCATCTGGTAGTGGCAAGTCTACATTATTAAATTTGTGTGCCCGCTTTTTTGACCCTAATTCAGGTTGTGTGAAAATCGGTGGCCTAGATCTTAAAGATATTGGCTCCAAGGGCGTGCATCAGTTAGTTAGTATGGTGTTTCAAGATATTCAGTTAATCGATGCCAGTATTGTTGAAAACATTCGTATTGGTCGGCTAGATGCCAGTGATGAAGAAGTAAAAGACGCGTGCAAAACGGCTAACTGCTTAGAGTTTGTTGATACGTTACCAAATGGCATAAATACCCGAGTAGGCGATAGTGGTTTATTGCTATCTGGCGGTCAAAGACAGCGTATTGCAATTGCCCGAGCACTATTAAAAGATGCACCTATTGTACTGCTTGATGAAGCCACAGCCTCACTTGATCCTATTACTCAATCAGAGGTAATCATCGCCATGAATAACCTGTTGCACAATCGTACCGTGGTGACCATTGCACATCGGCTTTCTAGTATAGAGGGTGCTGATCACATTATTGTACTTGAGCAAGGTAAAGTAGTGGAGTCGGGTTGTCACCATCGCTTGTTAGCGCAGAGGGGGCACTATACATATCTTTGGAATACGCAGGCTATGCAATTTGTGTAAAAGGAGTTTGTATTGCCATCATCAAAAGGAAGCAAAATGACTAATTTAGCCAGCAATGAGGGGATGCCAGAGGCGGGTGATGCATTTAGCCTGAAGCCGCTGATGTTTGAGACATTTGTTTGCACTATGGCTGTGATGGGGTTTACTGCGTTAGCAGGTCCTATTGCCCATGTGATTGGGCTCAAAGCATGGCAAATTGGCGCGGCGATGACAGTTGCTGGAGTTGCTTGGGTTATTATGGCACGGTTCTGGGGAAGCCTTAGTGACCGAAAAGGTCGGCGCCCGGTGATACTCTTTGGGCTTACAGGTTTTGTCATTAGCTATGCATTTTTAGCAGTCTTTATCGACTTTGCGATGCAGACCGCATTAGTGCCCGTGCTTGCATTTTCAGGCATAGTGGTTGGACGTGGATTCGCTGGGATGTTTTATGCTGCGGTACCTGCGACTTGCGCCGCTTTAGTCGCGGATCATGTTGTGCCTAAACAACGCGCGGCAGCGATGGCGGGGATTGGTGCGTCAAGTGCGGCTGGTATGGTGATTGGTCCTGGGTTTGTTGGACTACTTGGGCCTTTTAGCTTAAGTATGCCTTTGTATATTTCCGCAATGTTGCCCCTTATTGCCCTGATTGTTCTTTGGCGGGTACTGCCAAGGTACGAACGACATGCAAAACCCAGCAACAATCGCGTTCGTTTAACGGATGTAAGGCTACGTCGACCTGTTACCGTGGCTTTTATAGCAGCTTTTAGTGTGGCTGTTGCGCA is drawn from Pseudoalteromonas sp. NC201 and contains these coding sequences:
- a CDS encoding ABC transporter ATP-binding protein — protein: MDRQALLSIGRVIEHASSGKWRFYTGVVFRVLERSVAIAPLLLCFHWLQQQFLTTPKMMPWLSTPVDYLMALGCCFVMQLICAYIGQYQSFVGSYQVVHAYRIKLINHVRHLPLGRVRRTHSSEFLEMLTEDIKKIEGIFSHIAPDLISALVTPVIGLVVMLFINPIYALSALILLPLAFWVMEVSKRKFVQVASAKQQSYRQSASTITDYIEALKTLKLYDQAQTWLSHLAKQLEKTKQHSLQVEMWGAGPVLTYRIVLNMVLSMFVIMLAIALPEQRFSGVDFTTILFALLLIKLLEPLQEVGEYLTVLRLAMQSERKLEVILNEPVLVEPDSPQLPSNFDIEFERVSFQHGAKKVIDDVSFCVPQGTTMAIVGASGSGKSTLLNLCARFFDPNSGCVKIGGLDLKDIGSKGVHQLVSMVFQDIQLIDASIVENIRIGRLDASDEEVKDACKTANCLEFVDTLPNGINTRVGDSGLLLSGGQRQRIAIARALLKDAPIVLLDEATASLDPITQSEVIIAMNNLLHNRTVVTIAHRLSSIEGADHIIVLEQGKVVESGCHHRLLAQRGHYTYLWNTQAMQFV
- a CDS encoding MFS transporter, with amino-acid sequence MTNLASNEGMPEAGDAFSLKPLMFETFVCTMAVMGFTALAGPIAHVIGLKAWQIGAAMTVAGVAWVIMARFWGSLSDRKGRRPVILFGLTGFVISYAFLAVFIDFAMQTALVPVLAFSGIVVGRGFAGMFYAAVPATCAALVADHVVPKQRAAAMAGIGASSAAGMVIGPGFVGLLGPFSLSMPLYISAMLPLIALIVLWRVLPRYERHAKPSNNRVRLTDVRLRRPVTVAFIAAFSVAVAQITVGFFILDRLQLDPADTARAAGIALATVGVALIIAQVALQKLEWQPARLIQFGGVIAAAGFVSAIFASAPILLWVCYGVAGFGMGWIYPSVSALAANSVEADEQGAAAGTISAAQGLGIVVGPVIGTVIYEIEIGLPYGLIAGMLLLVALIPARTRA